From Macrobrachium nipponense isolate FS-2020 chromosome 6, ASM1510439v2, whole genome shotgun sequence, a single genomic window includes:
- the LOC135216584 gene encoding protein FAM200B-like — translation MIGSRTGFVKLVKEKNPAVTGTHCVIHRQSLASKTLPRNLLNLAIKAVNFVKHSSLKFRLFAALCSDLGTDYKTLLFHKEGRWLSKGHMLSHLYELKDEVEIFLQKQKQDKLYEAFREEDFQLSLAYLVDFFEAINNLNLKLQGRNTNIIAHSDAIRAFTEKIHLWKRKVQDGNFSSFSHLNELLSEKRKLEQYDLTKEVLSHLDSLVEEFMHYFPDVTMENSLWTLVQNPFNTDVELLLESLQKEAIDLKCDSTAKRDFQTMNYKSFG, via the coding sequence atGATTGGATCTCGCACTGGATTTGTAAAgctggtgaaagaaaaaaatcctgcTGTAACTGGAACTCATTGTGTTATCCACAGACAATCATTAGCAAGCAAAACTCTGCCACGTAATCTACTGAATTTGGCAATAAAAGCGGTGAATTTTGTCAAGCATAGCTCTTTGAAATTTAGGCTTTTCGCAGCTCTTTGCTCAGATCTGGGCACTGATTACAAGACTCTCCTGTTTCACAAGGAAGGCCGCTGGCTTTCCAAGGGACACATGCTGAGTCATCTTTACGAGCTCAAGGATGAAGTGGAAATTTTCTTGCAGAAGCAGAAACAAGACAAACTGTATGAAGCATTCAGAGAGGAAGACTTTCAGCTTTCACTAGCATACCTTGTGGACTTTTTTGAGGCTATCAACAACCTCAATTTGAAGTTACAAGGAAGAAACACAAACATCATTGCACACTCTGATGCAATTAGAGCTTTCACCGAAAAAATTCATCTTTGGAAACGAAAAGTACAAGATGGGAACTTTTCATCGTTCTCACATCTGAATGAGCTTTTATCTGAGAAGAGAAAACTTGAGCAGTATGACTTGACAAAAGAGGTTTTATCACATCTCGATTCCCTTGTTGAGGAATTTATGCACTATTTTCCAGATGTCACAATGGAGAATTCTCTTTGGACATTGGTGCAGAATCCATTTAACACTGATGTGGAGTTGTTACTGGAATCACTGCAGAAGGAAGCCATCGATTTGAAATGTGACTCGACCGCGAAAAGGGACTTTCAAACAATGAATTATAAGAGTTTTGGGTGA